The genomic segment NNNNNNNNNNNNNNNNNNNNNNNNNNNNNNNNNNNNNNNNNNNNNNNNNNNNNNGGGACGGGGCGTACGAACTTCCCCGTTCGCACGCGCCGTCCCGGCGCGGGTGAAACGAGGCCGAGAGCGCACGGGGGGGTACGACGCGCAGCCGGTGGGGGAGTGTCCGCCCCGGGACGGGGCGTACGAACTTCCCCGTTCGCACGCGCCGTCCCGGCGCGGGTGAAACGAGGCCGTGAGCGCACGGGGGGGTACGACGCGCAGCCGGTGGAAGAGTGTCCGCCCCGGGACGGGGCGTACGAACTTCCCTGTTCGCACGCGCCGTCCCGGCGCGGGTGAAACGAGGCCGAGAGCGCACGGGGGGGCTACGACGCGCAGCCGGTGGAAGAGTGTCCGCCCCGGGACGGGGCGTACGAACTTCCCCGTTCGCACGCGCCGTCCCGGCGCGGGTGAAACGAGGCCGAGAGCGCACGGGGGGGTACGACGCGCAGCCGGTGGGGGAGTGTCCGCCCCGGGACGGGGCGTACAAACGTCGGCGAACGAACTTCGGCGATGAAACGGTTGAAACCCCGTGTTGAAGCCATATAGAATAGCCCTGCCCGGGGCGGGTTCCGGCCCCGGCAGTTTCCTTGCAGGACACCTGATCGTGAAGACGTCCCCTCACAAGACCCAGACCCCAGGGCCTTCCGCCGGCGGAAAGGCGCCGTCTTACGCCGGTACCGTCGCGGGCCGGGAAGGGTTCGACCCCTTGTGCATCCTGGTCGGAGACACCCAGAAAACCACCTGGTTCGAGTTCTGGCGGGAACGCAACGTCTCCGCCACGCCCCCCCTCGTGGCCGAGATCGCCCGGCGGGCCCCGGGATTTTTGCTCCACCTCGGGGACCTCACTGCCCGAGGCCAGTCCGGCGCCCACTGGCGGCACTTCGACCGCGTGTTCCGGCCGCTGCGCGTCGCCGGGATCCCGCTGGTCCCGGTGGTGGGCAACCACGAGTACTACGGCCTCGATGTGCTGGCCTTCCGCCACTATTTCGCCCGGTTCCCGTTCCTGGAGAAGCGGAAGTGGCGGTCCTTCCGGGCCGGGGACGTCGGTTTCCTCCTGCTGGACGGCAATTTCGGCGGGCTGACCGCCGCGGAAGACCGGGCCCAGCGGGAGTGGTTCGCCCGGGCCCTGGCCGACCTGGAGTCGGACCCGGGTGTCCGGATTTCCGTCCTGGCGGTGCACCAGCCTCCCTTCTCCAACAACCGCGTGGTGGGTTGCAGCCCGGCGGTGCGCCGGGCTTTCGCGGAGCCCTTCGCCGCTTCCCGCAAGGCGCTTCTTTGCGTCAGCGGCCACTCCCACGCCTACGAGCACTTCGTCGAGGGGGGGGTGCACTTCGTGGTGTCCGGCGGCGGGGGCGGCCCCCGCCACGCGCTGGCCCTCTCCGGGAACCGGCGGCTGTTCCGCGACCTCTACGCCGGGCCGGCCGTGCGCTTCCTCCACTTCTGCGAGTTGAGAACAGCCGAAGGCGGCCTCCGGGTGGACGTTGTCCGCATGGGGCAGGATGGGGCGTTCGACGTCGCGGACCGGTTCGTCGCGACGCGGGGCGGTTGAGCCCGTGAGGGGGCCGCTTCCGGTGTATGCGACGCGCCAACAGCCGGAGCGCCGCTTCCTGCGTGCCGCACAGCCCTCGGGGCGGCGCGGTCCGGTTGCTGCCGGAGA from the Acidobacteriota bacterium genome contains:
- a CDS encoding metallophosphoesterase, which encodes MKTSPHKTQTPGPSAGGKAPSYAGTVAGREGFDPLCILVGDTQKTTWFEFWRERNVSATPPLVAEIARRAPGFLLHLGDLTARGQSGAHWRHFDRVFRPLRVAGIPLVPVVGNHEYYGLDVLAFRHYFARFPFLEKRKWRSFRAGDVGFLLLDGNFGGLTAAEDRAQREWFARALADLESDPGVRISVLAVHQPPFSNNRVVGCSPAVRRAFAEPFAASRKALLCVSGHSHAYEHFVEGGVHFVVSGGGGGPRHALALSGNRRLFRDLYAGPAVRFLHFCELRTAEGGLRVDVVRMGQDGAFDVADRFVATRGG